Genomic segment of Phormidium ambiguum IAM M-71:
TTGTTTGACGGCACCGAAATCTATGAGGACTAATTTCTGATCTGAGTGTCGTCTAATTATGTTGTTGGGTTTGATGTCTCGGTGAATAACTCCGTTACTATGAACGAATTCTAATACGTTGAGGAGTTCTTTTAACATATTGATAACTTCGGCTTCGGAAAGTTGTTTGCCGTGTGGTAGTTCGTCTTCTAAGGAATGTCCATCAATAAATTCTTGTACGAGGTAGAATTCTTCTTTTTCTTCAAAGTAAGCTAAAAGTTGGGGAATTTGCTCGTGTTTACCTAGTTGTTCTAAGGCTTCTGCTTCTCGCGGGAATAAACGTCTAGCTAATTCTAAATGTTTGGGGTTATGAATGTCTGGTTTAAGTTGTTTGACGACGCATAATGGTTTGCCTGGTCGCTGGGTGTCTTGGGCTATGTAGGTTTCGCCAAATCCTCCTGCACCTAAAATTTTAATGATTTCGTAGCGACCGCCAATTACTTTGCTTGATGATTCTAGGTCTTTTATGGGTAGTAGATCTGATAAGTCGTCTTGTTGGCTGATGATTTCTTTGACGATCGGTGATGTTGCATATCGCTTTAAGGTTTGCCGGAGTTGGAGTTTTTTGACTTTTTGTTCGGCTGCTTCGGTTGTTGAGTAGCTGATGCCGATGAGGGCGATCGCCATCATTGGCATAGCTGTGGGTAAAATTTTGTATGTGTGAATAAAGGTGATATAGCTGATACTTCCCCAAGCAATCATGACTCCTATGGTGTAGGTTAATCTATTGACATTAGTTTTTGGTTTGTTAAGTACGATCGCTGCGCTACTAATACCTATTAGTACGAATATGGCTTGGATCAGTGGATGAGAAATTGCTTTGGCGAGGGCTGTTCCTTGTTGCAAGCTGGCGATCGCATTGGCATGAATTTCTACTCCTGGCATTTCTGATGCGAATGCCGTTGCATAAAAATCTTTTAAACTGGTATCAGTCGCCCCAATTAATACAATTTTATCTTTAAATTCATGACTAATTTTTTTCCATTCTTCGGGAACTAATACTTGCCAAAAGGAAATTTCTTTAAATGTTCCTTTGGGGCCATAGAAATTGATATAGTCACCTTTAGCTGGCGGATAATTTATTTTAGCTGCTTGTAATGTTGCTTCGGCAAAGTCAAACCCTGGTTTTTTTAGTTTTAGATTGTCAGTAGCTTGCAATTGATGTTGATAAATTGCGGCTAATTTTTTTCGATAAGCATTAGCGAAACGGTGAATTTTTCCATTTGGTTCTAACAAATAATTGATTGAACCTAGAGAAATAGGATTAGTTTTTAATGTGTCTAATGGTTCTATTAGTTGTATTTTTGGGCCTGTAGGTGTGTTTAATTCATCGTAAGCTGCTGGTAAAGTAATCCGACCTGCATAGCGTTGTAATGTTTGTTTTAATCGGCGATCGTCTGCGGTGCCATAACTGCTGGGGTCAACAAATTCTATATCTACGGCTACAGATTTTGCTCCGGCTGCCATTAGGTTATCAATTGCTTGTGCATAAGCTGTTCTTTTGAAAGGAAAGCCTTGTAGAGGTTCTAAAGTAGCATGGATTTTGGGATTCATTTGATATAATTGCCGGGGAATTGATAATGAATCATTATCGATCGCTAAAATGACGATATTATTTGGTGGAGCTACTGGGCCACGTAGTTGAAAAAATATGTTTTGGATGTCATATTCAAATTTTTGTACTAGTTGCCAATTCATTCCTGTGGCGATCGCAGCTGCCGTTGCCCACAAGCCAGCACAAACATGACCCCAATGATGAAAGCGCTGTTTCTGCAATACTTTACTTTTTGGTTTGGCCGTAGTTAATTTACTTTTTATGGTTGATAATTCTGTTGTCGTCTGCTCTGAATTACTAGAGGTTATGGTTGGATCTGAAGACATATTTTACCTCTCAAATTGAATGAATTATTTATGATTTACAGTTTTTAATCTTGATTTTTTATTCCTTACTCAGAATAACCACTTTTCCAATTATCTCTTTACTACTACAGGTATATTTTGACTTTACTTAATTGATTTTAATGTTTGGCAATTTTGGTTATCTTTTATTACCGTTTTGAGCAAAATAACTCTTTGCCTAGTATAACCGCGATCGTCAGATTATCCACAGCATTACCCAAGAATTAACTGTGATTTTTTATACAAGGATTTATCTGATAATTTATGGCGATCGGGAATCTAACTATAGCAAATTTACCAGTTAATTATATGGCTTAGGCTGTTAATGACGAGTCAATAGTAGGTGGTCGCTGCCAGGAGGAAAGAAAATTATTCTGTGACTTATCACCAATACTAATAACTAAGTAAATAAATACAACTTGAGTTTATTACTTTTCTCTAAATTAGGGAAAATATTAACGATCCTTCAAATTATAGAACAACCGTGTAGCGAATTTGTTAGTATTAGCGATCGCTTAATCAAGTAAAGCCTTACTGAAACCGCTTAAAAAGCAATTTGAATAGTTACGGAATTTTAAACTTATATACCATCCGCACAAAAGCTACTAACAACAATTAAGTTAATACGTGCAAGAAGGTATCAGACAGAGGACAGAGTATATCAGTAAAAAGTTTGTCACTCTCAATTTTCTAGTTATCGCAAGTGTATAGTTACTTTTACTGTGTGGCGCTAGTTTACTCCCAAGGTATTGGGAAATAAATATATTAGCTTCTTGACCTTGGGACACTTTCTGTCCTAACCTGACTACATTGTTAATTTATGCTTGTCGATCGCTAATGTAAATCCACTTTCCTATAATTTAAACTTAGGACTTACCAATGGTTACGTTAGCTAGTAACTCAGAGATAGATAGGTGACTGCCCAAGCAAGGAAAGCAGAAAACCAATCTCTAGTTACAGTGAAACATATCTAGGCTAGTATTACTGAGAAATGTAAAGAGGAACTAACTGATGGAAAACGACTAACTTAAGCCCACTCAACGAAGAATTTCCTGGTTTGTTGATTGGATACCGAAAATATATTTTTTGTCAAGTAGCTTAGTTAGTACAATTAAGTTAGCTGACAAGAAATTCTGAAACTGGTCATACCATGCAATTTACTTCTTGTAGAGCTAGGCTAGAGATAAGCAAAATTAAGTAATTTTACCGGGAGAGGAAAATATGTACTACGATTAAGACACAAAAGCAATCAATTGAATAAATTTAGTAAGGTAGAGTGAAAATAGGATCGACAGTCCCAAAGCCACTCTATAAAAGTGACTCTCCTCTAGGAAACTCGATTATATAGACAATTTCTAAGCTTGAAGAAGTATAAATAAAAGTTTAACTAACTAGTAAAAGACTTCTTATTAACTTTAGGTAGGCAGAGTTGCTATAATTGAGTATTCCACTTTAAATACTTTTCTACAAATTTTAGCAGTAAGTTTCTATGGCTAATTCAAAGAACCGTCTTTCTATTTTTGTAGACGGGAACAATATGTTCTACGCCCAACAAAAAAATGGTTGGTTTTTCGATCCCCGTCGTGTTTTGCAGTATTTCACTAACGATCCAGATATAAATCTAATCAATGCTTTTTGGTATACAGGATTAAAAGATCCCCAAGATCAAAGAGGATTTAGGGATGCGTTAATTAGTTTAGGATATACAGTTCGGACAAAGATTCTCAAAGAGTATTACGACGATAGTTCTGGTAGATATTCACAAAAAGCTAATTTAGATATAGAAATCGTAGTTGATATGTTCAATACCGTCGATCAGTACGATCAAGTGGTTTTATTTAGTGGTGATGGCGATTTTGAAAGAGCGATCGAACTATTAAGGTCAAAAAATACTCATATAACAGTAGTTTCTACTGAAGGAATGATAGCAAGAGAATTACGTAATGCTACAGATAGATACATTGACCTAAATGATATCCGCGAACACATTGAAAAAATAGATTATTAATGTTGGAACGCTAATTAGTAATAGTTGTTACCTCTAGGTCAAAAATGAATGGTTAAAAAAGTAATAGGTAATTGGTGGATGGTAGTTTATTGCCAAAAGTCAGTTACCTATACTTATTCGCAAATGATTAAAAGTTTTAATTTGCAATAATATTCAGTTACAGGAGGCTGAAAAAATGGATACAAACCAAGACAGAATTATAATCTTTGATACCACATTACGAGATGGCGAACAATGTCCCGGCGCTACCTTAAATGTGGATGAAAAATTGTTGATTGCCAAACAATTAGCACGTTTGGGAGTTGATGTTATAGAAGCGGGATTTGCGGTAGCGAGTCCGGGAGATTTTGAAGCGGTAAATCGCATTGCCCAAACTGTAGGTACACCAGATGGGCCGATTATTTGTAGTTTAGCTAGGGCGGTACAAAAAGATATTCAAACTGCTGCTGAAGCTTTAAAACCTGCGGCGAAACCGCGAATTCACACCTTTATTGCGACTTCTGATATTCACTTAAAGTATAAGTTGAAAAAGACGCGATCGGAAGTTTTGGCTATTGCTGAAGAAATGGTCGCTTATGCAAAATCCTTTGTGGATGATGTAGAATTCTCCCCCGAAGATGCAGGGCGTAGCGATCCAGAATTTTTGTATGAAATGTTGGAAAAGGCGATCGCAGCTGGCGCAACTACAGTAAACATTCCTGACACCGTAGGATACACCACCCCTGCTGAATTTGGTGCATTAATTAAAGGGATTAAAGAAAACGTTCCCAACATCGATAAAGCAATTATTTCCGTTCACGGACACAATGATTTAGGTTTAGCAGTTGCTAACTTCTTGGAAGCGGTAAAAAATGGTGCCAGACAATTAGAATGCACCATTAATGGTATTGGCGAACGGGCGGGAAATGCGGCTTTAGAAGAATTAGTAATGGCGCTTCATGTGCGGCGACAATATTACAATCCTTACTTGGGTCGTCCAGTAGATTCGGAAGCACCATTAACTAACATTGACACTCAGCAAATTTACAAAACATCGCGGTTAGTTTCTAATTTAACTGGGATGTTGGTACAACCGAATAAAGCGATCGTTGGGGCGAATGCTTTTGCCCATGAATCAGGCATTCACCAAGATGGAGTTTTGAAAAATAAACTCACTTATGAAATCATGGATGCTCAATTGATTGGTTTAAATAACAATCAAATTGTCTTGGGTAAACATTCCGGTCGTCATGCTTTTGGGGCGCGGTTGAAAGAATTGGGTTTTGAACTTTCCGAAGGCGATTTAAACAAAGCTTTCATCAGATTTAAGGAAGTTGCTGACAAGAAGAAAGAGATTTCTGATTGGGATTTGGAAGCAATTGTTAATGATGAAATTCAGCAAGCACCTGACCTTTTCCGGGTAGAATTGGTACAGGTTTCTTGTGGTAGTAATGCTTGTCCAACGGCAACAGTAACTTTGCGAACTCCTGAAGGTAAAGAGTTGACTGATGCGGCGATCGGTACTGGCCCTGTTGATGCAGTTTATAAGGCAATTAATCGGGTGGTAAATGTGCCAAATCAGTTAATTGAGTTTTCTGTTCAGTCAGTGACTGCGGGTATTGATGCGATCGGGGAAGTGACTATTCGGTTAAAGTATGGAGAAAGAATTTTCTCTGGTCATTCAGCAAATACTGATATTATTGTCGCTTCGGCTCAAGCTTATATTAATGCTTTGAATCGTCTTTATGCGGCGTTGAATAAGCAGGAGGAAGCTGGTAAAGCTGAGGGAAATACTTCTGCTGCTGCTTCTGTTTAGGTTTTGAAAGGTTACTTTTTGGGCACGAAGGGAGGTTTCCTTTCGTGCTTTTTTTTAACCACAGATCTCCACAGATGAATGCAGATGAACGCGGATTTAGCTTGCTTCCCCGAAGGAGTACGCAGATGTAGATGTAGATTTTTTGTTGGGTGAATGGAGGGTTTTGAATTATGTTTTAGTGGTGCGATCGCACTTAGAAAAATAGCAAAATATCTTAACAACGATCGCCAAATCCTTTATAAATTCCTCAACATTCATTTTTATTATTTTTATATAAAAAAATTTTGAAAAGCTTTTCAGTTTTAAGGAGAAGTGATATTTATGACGACTCAACTTACTGAAATCGGCTGGAATGGATCTTTTGGTTCTGGTATATGGACGAATCAAGCTGATATTGTTAATTTAGGCGACAGAGTTATCGTAGACGAAGGTGTTGTAGTCAACACCTTGGATGGTAATGATGTTATTTCTGGCCGCGTTGGAACTGGCCCTAGCTTCATAAACAAAGGGACGATTAACACTGGAAGCGGTGACGATACCATTCGAGGCAGCGGATTTAGGCTTGGCGATGGCCTCCTCAACACTGGGACAATTAAGACTGGAAGTGGTGACGATATCATCGAAGCTAGTGGGGATGCACAGGGTCTTATAAACTCTGGGACAATTAACACAGGCGACGGTAACGATATCATCAAAGCCAATGCTAACCACTCGGCTCCCTTGTTCAATACTGGCTTGATTGAGACTGGCAACGGTGACGATATCATCACTCAAGGTCTATACGCTGATAGCATCGGAAACACAGGGACAATTAATACTGGAAACGGTAACGATATCATCAATGGTAATGAATTTGGTGGTAAGACTATTAGAAACACTGGCCTGATTGAGACTGGCAACGGTGACGATATCATCAATCAGAACGCTCTTGGAAGTATCATTTTTAACACAGGTCTAATTACGACTGGTAATGGCAATGATACCGTCAATGGTGGGATAGAGACACTCAGCGGAGGGGCTGGCAGCATCGATTTGGGCAACGGCGATGATTTGATTTACGGCTTTTGGGCGCAAAACGTGAACGGAGGTCGAGGTTTTGATACTGCCAAGTTAGGGATTGCTTACGATCAAACTCTTTTATCCGTTGGTAGTTCCTTTGACATTCAAATTGGAGACATGAATTTCACGAACGTGGAAAAGTTTGTGTTTAGCACTGGGGAAACGTTCAGTCTCCAAAATTTACAAGCGCAAGTCATCATCTAAATATTACACTCCATCAAGATTGACTATTGAAACTTCTTAGCGACGCACTTCCATTACACTGCGCGATCGCTTTTTTTCTTCCTAAAAAATGTTCAACAATTAAGTTTGATAGAGTTCGTTAATCTTAGGACTTACGCACTGAAACTAATTCTCGTTGTTCTGGGCATCGCTTATGAGGCTAAAAGGCTCATTCTCTCGTTGAAAATTTGGCTGAGTGCGTAAGTCCTATTGATTTATAAACATCCCGTCGAACAATCTCCATAAACACTATAGAATCAGAACTCTTCACCTCTTGAAATCCAAAGTGTCGATAAAGTTCCTGTGCATCTTTCGTCGCTAACAACCATCGCCGCAAACCTTGCACTTCGGGATGCTGTAACATTGTTTCAACTAACCATTTTCCCAAACCCAAACCGCGATATTCTTCTAAAATAAACACATCAGAAAAATAAGCAAAAGTCGCATAATCTGTAATTAATCTACCAAATCCTACTTGTTTATCACCTTCATAAACTCCAAAACAGAAAGAGTTGTTAATACATTTTTCGACAACTGATAAAGGAATGTTTTCCGCCCAATAGGAGTTTTTTAGGAAGTTGTGAATTGTTTCTAGGTTCAATTTCCCTTTGTCTGTGCTGATGGAAAATCGGTTTTTTAACTCTTCATTCATTTTTGCTTGAAAAAAAGTGGAAATGGTAAGTTTTATTATATATTAATTGTTAAGGCGATCGAATAGTTGTCAAATCCGAGCGGAATAGATGGGTTTAAATTATTTTTTAGTGGTGCGATCGCTTACAATAAAATTATCCCAATTATACCGATAAAAATGCCAGAAAAAACATCCACCTTACAAAAAGCAATTGAAGTAGTAGAAGCACTCTCTCTCGATGAACAAGCTATCCTGATCGATGTCATCGAAAAGCACTTGAAACAACAGCGTCGGAATGAAATATTGCAAGCGGTTGCAGAATCACGTCAAGAGTATGCTGAAGGAAAAGTGCGTAGCGGTTCGATCGCAGATCTTTTAGAGGAGTTAGATAGTTGATGCGCTTGCTATGGAGTTCACGATTTATTCGAGATTTTAAGCGCATATCGCGTCGAAATCCACAACTACGAATTCTGGTTGAAAGAACATTACAACAACTAGCTGAAGATCCGTTTCACTCTAGTTTAGGAACTCATAAACTCAAAGGAGATTTGTCTGGTACGTGGTCATGTTCTATTGATTATAGCAACCGGATAATATTTGAATTTGTACCGCATACAGAATCGCAAGAAGAAGCGATATTATTACATACATACCCTTGGTTCTCACGATGATG
This window contains:
- a CDS encoding serine/threonine-protein kinase, whose product is MSSDPTITSSNSEQTTTELSTIKSKLTTAKPKSKVLQKQRFHHWGHVCAGLWATAAAIATGMNWQLVQKFEYDIQNIFFQLRGPVAPPNNIVILAIDNDSLSIPRQLYQMNPKIHATLEPLQGFPFKRTAYAQAIDNLMAAGAKSVAVDIEFVDPSSYGTADDRRLKQTLQRYAGRITLPAAYDELNTPTGPKIQLIEPLDTLKTNPISLGSINYLLEPNGKIHRFANAYRKKLAAIYQHQLQATDNLKLKKPGFDFAEATLQAAKINYPPAKGDYINFYGPKGTFKEISFWQVLVPEEWKKISHEFKDKIVLIGATDTSLKDFYATAFASEMPGVEIHANAIASLQQGTALAKAISHPLIQAIFVLIGISSAAIVLNKPKTNVNRLTYTIGVMIAWGSISYITFIHTYKILPTAMPMMAIALIGISYSTTEAAEQKVKKLQLRQTLKRYATSPIVKEIISQQDDLSDLLPIKDLESSSKVIGGRYEIIKILGAGGFGETYIAQDTQRPGKPLCVVKQLKPDIHNPKHLELARRLFPREAEALEQLGKHEQIPQLLAYFEEKEEFYLVQEFIDGHSLEDELPHGKQLSEAEVINMLKELLNVLEFVHSNGVIHRDIKPNNIIRRHSDQKLVLIDFGAVKQISTQLLNSEGSTRFTVAIGTQGYAPHEQCSGRPRPNSDIYALGMTAIKALTGVSPTQLIQDAKTGEILWTHKVQISPELAAIVSKMVYYDFNQRYQTTSEVIEDLSNLINSPNYASSSTKNQSERSNPLEFNIPTRDWTEASLEITDASNPEIDTQNWTNNSLEMTDFSENNHPTKNWTLEDSQTCSLPPNN
- a CDS encoding NYN domain-containing protein, with amino-acid sequence MANSKNRLSIFVDGNNMFYAQQKNGWFFDPRRVLQYFTNDPDINLINAFWYTGLKDPQDQRGFRDALISLGYTVRTKILKEYYDDSSGRYSQKANLDIEIVVDMFNTVDQYDQVVLFSGDGDFERAIELLRSKNTHITVVSTEGMIARELRNATDRYIDLNDIREHIEKIDY
- a CDS encoding 2-isopropylmalate synthase, which produces MDTNQDRIIIFDTTLRDGEQCPGATLNVDEKLLIAKQLARLGVDVIEAGFAVASPGDFEAVNRIAQTVGTPDGPIICSLARAVQKDIQTAAEALKPAAKPRIHTFIATSDIHLKYKLKKTRSEVLAIAEEMVAYAKSFVDDVEFSPEDAGRSDPEFLYEMLEKAIAAGATTVNIPDTVGYTTPAEFGALIKGIKENVPNIDKAIISVHGHNDLGLAVANFLEAVKNGARQLECTINGIGERAGNAALEELVMALHVRRQYYNPYLGRPVDSEAPLTNIDTQQIYKTSRLVSNLTGMLVQPNKAIVGANAFAHESGIHQDGVLKNKLTYEIMDAQLIGLNNNQIVLGKHSGRHAFGARLKELGFELSEGDLNKAFIRFKEVADKKKEISDWDLEAIVNDEIQQAPDLFRVELVQVSCGSNACPTATVTLRTPEGKELTDAAIGTGPVDAVYKAINRVVNVPNQLIEFSVQSVTAGIDAIGEVTIRLKYGERIFSGHSANTDIIVASAQAYINALNRLYAALNKQEEAGKAEGNTSAAASV
- a CDS encoding GNAT family N-acetyltransferase; the protein is MNEELKNRFSISTDKGKLNLETIHNFLKNSYWAENIPLSVVEKCINNSFCFGVYEGDKQVGFGRLITDYATFAYFSDVFILEEYRGLGLGKWLVETMLQHPEVQGLRRWLLATKDAQELYRHFGFQEVKSSDSIVFMEIVRRDVYKSIGLTHSAKFSTRE